One Peromyscus leucopus breed LL Stock chromosome 6, UCI_PerLeu_2.1, whole genome shotgun sequence genomic region harbors:
- the Gar1 gene encoding H/ACA ribonucleoprotein complex subunit 1, which translates to MSFRGGGRGGFNRGGGGGGGGFNRGGGSNNHFRGGGGGGGGNFRGGGRGGFGRGGGRGGFNKFQDQGPPERVVLLGEFMHPCEDDIVCKCTTEENKVPYFNAPVYLENKEQIGKVDEIFGQLRDFYFSVKLSENMKASSFKKLQKFYIDPFKLLPLQRFLPRPPGEKGPPRGGGVGGRGGRGGGRGGGGRGGGRGGGFRGGRGGGGGFRGGRGGGGGGFRGRGH; encoded by the exons ATGTCTTTCCGAGGCGGCGGTCGCGGAGGCTTTAATCGCGGtggtggaggcggcggcggcggcttcaACCGTGGCGGGGGTAGCAACAACCACTTCCGAGGGGgaggcggcggaggcggcggcaaTTTCAGGGGCGGCGGCCGAGGAGGATTTGGACGAGGGGGCGGCCGTGGAGGCTTTAATAAGTTCCAAGATCAAGGACCTCCAGAACGTGTCGTCT TATTAGGAGAGTTCATGCATCCCTGTGAAGATGACATCGTTTGTAAATGCACCACAGAGGAGAACAAGGTGCCTTACTTCAACGCTCCtgtttatttagaaaacaaagaacagatcGGGAAAGTGGATGAGATATTTGGACAACTTAGAGATTTT TATTTTTCAGTTAAATTGTCAGAAAACATGAAGGCATCTTCCTTTAAAAAGCTACAGAAG TTTTATATAGATCCCTTTAAGCTGCTGCCACTACAGAGGTTTCTGCCTCGTCCTCCTGGTGAGAAAGGACCTCCCAGAGGCGGCGGCGTTGGTGGCAGGGGAGgtcgaggaggaggaagaggaggtggtggCCGAGGTGGTGGAAGAGGTG GTGGCTtcagaggtggaagaggaggaggtgggggcttcagaggaggaagaggaggaggaggaggtggattCCGAG gaagaggacattag